GTATCTAGATCACAATTATCATGAACAAATGTATTTAATGTTTAAAAAGATCAATACAAAAGAGAAAATCATTGGTTGGTACAGCACTGGCCCCAAAACCAAGGTTGTTGATATCGATATACATGAgttatttagaaaatattgcCCTGACccattatatttaattgcTGATGTAACTGCGgatgattttgaatatttgtCAAGTCCAATTAGCGCTTATTTTTCAATGGACGAACCCAATAGTGtcttaaagaaaaagtttGCGCATGTTCCATGTACGATTGGCGCATTCGAAGCAGAGGAAGTTGGTGTGGAACACCTATTGAGAGACCTTAAAAATACGTCAACCTCTACTCTTATTACGCAAATTTCAGATACAATTAACTCTTGTAAAATACTTGTCtctaaattaaaagaatccAAAAACTATTTGAATGATATAGTTGAAGGTAGGATACCTCCAAATCACAGCATTATTTCTGTCCTTCAAGATATTTTTAACTTGCTTCCAGACTTGAGAGAGCCAGAAGCGATTTATGCATTTTCAAATAGGTATGCGGATATGATTCTAACAATATATGGGATGAGTTGCTTACGTTCTGTGCTTTCTATGAATGACCTAGTCAATAATGTTTCCGAGAATAGGACAGCCTTTGAAGCGAGTATGAAAACTTGTAACTCTGATTTATAGTTGATTATTAGAATATTAAgtatatttcattaatgCCTTTTTAACATTTAAATCTTCCTTTTACGCATATTGGCGCTAATTAACGTGCCACtgtaaaaagaaataaataagaataaatgAGTCAAATAGTAAATGTCTAGAGAAACGAGTAAGATCAGGTTTTTATCGCTCTCAAGGAGGTCATGTTTGAATGATGTAGTaaaaaatttcatcattCAATGCAGTAGCCATAGTGACCACGAGATAATTGCAAAGTTTGGAGAAATAAAGGGGTATTATTCCAGAATGAGCATAAATTTACCAGTTGCATGTGACTGTATTCTTGAACATGGCTCAAGCGATTacaaatttgaagaaaaaattggaAGAAAACAGCAAAGCTATTTGATTGAAAGAATTATCCGAGCAAACAGAGAATCATGGCTGGTTGCAGAAAAAGTAGGCATTGATTTATTCTTCGAGGAAAAATATTCTAATGGAACAGTTTCAATTGATAACAATGGAGATAAGTCTTCATTTTGTGAACTGAACCTTGGCGAAGTCGTCGTTTATAAACCAAAATCTAAAGTTCATTTTACTATTACTGGTATTTCAAGGTCAACGATTGATCAACCTAAATCAGATATTCCATTATCTAGATATAAAAAAAGCGTCATTAGCTGGAACTTTCAAAGAAAGTCTGGCAGTGCATATCCTTTTTGGGATTTAAAGATAATTAACGTAATAAGCTCCTCTGAAAGAAAGCGCAGAAGGGAAGAGCATTATGATATGCGCAATGACTTGACTGAAGGAAGTTCGCCAGATAGTTATTCGAAGGATGAAAATGACGACGAGGACGAGTATTGGATGGTTGTATTTTCAGGTAATAAGCAACTGATATCCAAACATGttgatttatataataaaggaCAAATAAATGGACTAGATAGAATTACAAATGAGcttatatataattcatCGCTCATAgcaaaatatttggatgAAGCAATTTCTAGTAATTCTTGTAATATTTATCCCATAAGCTACTATTACCCAAATTTTTTTGGTGATATTACTACTTCAATTAGAGCACACTAcaatatgaaaaaaatacaaaatgcTGATTATTCAATCATAGGGGGTTTGAGAAAGTATAATAATGAGGTAAAAAGAGCATTAATAGATCAATATTTTGAGAGACAATTGAAATATAGACAAAATAGGCATTTAAGCGTATTAGATTTAGCATGTGGGCATGGGCAAGACATACTTAAATTTAAAGGGAAGAAAATAAGTCGTCTTATCGGGATAGATATTTCTGCAGAAGAAATTTCTGAAGCAAGGCACCGTTTAAAGAGATACgaaaattctttaaacTTCTCCGTTGAGTATCATGTTGGGAATCTGCTTTCGAGAACAacatattcaaaaattttgaaaaactATACATTCGAAATTATTTCGATACAACTATCAATGCATTATATGCTTATCAATGAGGAAACATCACTAGAATTTTTGAGGAACATATCAAACTATCTAAAACCTGGTGGGTTTTTTATTGGTTCTACAATTTCATGCGACcatatattttattctaTGAAACAAAACTCAGTTAAGATAAACCTTAATGAAAACACCGAAGATGCTAACGATTCAAATGGAAACTTAAATAACACAAAATATGTGAGTGGAAACTcaatttataaaatttcatttagTTGTGATGATTGggataaatatttttcagaCAATATTGATTTGGAGAGAGGAATCAAACTTTTCAGAACTGAGTGGGGTATTAAGTACGACTTCTGGTTAATTGAGCATATCAATCAATACGAATATGTTGTGCCTTGGGAGTCATTTTGCGGCCTTGCAAGCAAAGTTGGCCTAGAGCTTGTCCAGTATTCAGATTTTCCAAGTTTCACTGAATTTACACAAAAAAACTTTCCAAATATTAGATTCTCTAACTGGTTAAATAACCCCAAGAATTCTGGGTTAATTACCCAACCTGAAAACGAAGTATTTGGTCTTTATTGTGTGTTCGCATTCaagaaaattgaaaatagtaatattaatttagatGAGCAAGGGATTACATGTGACTTTCAGTTATCTAAAAATTTGACATCCGGCTTTAAAATTAAGAGATAGCCCTATATTTTCGGTTATTCGCAAAGCTATAATTAGCGCAATTGATGCGGTACCGCCATCCCCacatttttttgaaattatatttctgAATAATGCTGCAATATAagcaaattaattaataaatttcgTGTGACTATATAACCCTTTTATTATGCAAAATTCAATAGGAACGATTTATTATAGCCATCCTACTCGAGATTTAGAAAAGGGCGATTGGAATAATGATACAGTAAATAGTTCAGTAGGTCTACTCTCATTAGAAGAATGTAGAAGTAAATTTAgcaatttcatcaaaaacTTTAATCAAGGTGgagaatatatttacaGAGAGATGCTAATAAACAATATTTCTATTGGCGAATATACACTTAGACTCGAACTTCACCATTTGAGTATTGATGAGGTTTCTTGCTCAGAAATGGGAGAAAACACTGAGAATGCAAGTTATGATGGGAACCTTATAGATGGGCAAGAAAATGACTCTGATAATTTTGTTAATGGCGTAAGGACGAGCAATGAATTATGTTGTTTAATTCAATGTTTCAAGAATGCACCACtaaaatatattccaaTTTGTGAAGGCGTATTAAAAGAAGTATATTTAGAACTTGTGGGAAAAcataaaaaagaaatatctGAGGAAGAGATTAACGAGATTGTTCCAGATATACAGTTACAAATTGTCTCAAATCAAGAGCCAACCTTAATTAGGGATCTCAGAAGTAATGTTATGGAAAAACTGGTCACCGTTCCTGGAATAGTTATCCAATCTTCAAAGCCTCAAAAGAAAGCCTCTAAGCTTAAAATTTTATGTCGCCAATGTAAGGGTACcagaaatataaatatccCAATTTGGCGTCAAGGTACAATGCTTCCAAGAGTTTGCAATACAACTCCAATAGGAGATGCACCAAAGTGCCCATTGGATCCATATTTTACTCTTTGCGATGAGTCTGAATACATTGATATACAAAGCATGAAATTCCAGGAACTTCCAGAACACGTTCCTACTGGAGACATTCCTCGTAATATTTCACTACATATGACACGCGGACTTATAGACAAAGTGATTCCAGGAAATAGGCTCTATGTTGTAGGTGTGCTTTCTTCCACAGATAAGGAATCATCGAAGGCTCATTCTAGCAGTAGAAATGGCTCTCTCAGAACATCCTATTTGTACGTTATTGGCGTAATGAACTATGGGAGTAGTTGgtcaaataaaaatacaaatactTTGATAAAGAACTCATCAATTAGCAACCAATACAatgaaatagaagaatTTCGTCGTATTTCATCTTTACCAAATATTCATGAGCTAATTGTTAACAGTATCGCCCCTGCAATTTATGGGAATGAAACAATTAAACAAGCAATAGCATGCTTACTTTTTAGCGGGAGTTCAAAGTGTCTACCTGATGGTAATAGAATTAGAGGTGATTTAAATGTTTTGTTGTTAGGAGACCCTTCAACAGCCAAATCTCAACTTTTGAAGTTTGTAGAACAGGTTGCCCCAATATGCATTTATACGTCAGGTAAAGGAAGTAGCGCCGCTGGTCTTACTGCTGCAATAGTTAAGGATCATGCGAATGGTGTGTATGCACTGGAGGGTGGAGCTATGGTACTTGCAGACGGAGGGGTCGTATGCATTGATGAGTTTGATAAAATGCGTGATGATGATCGTGTAGCTATTCATGAAGCTATGGAACAACAAACAATAAGTATTGCAAAAGCAGGAATTACGACTATTTTAAAAGCAAGGTGTTCTATATTGGCCGCTGCAAACCCCACTTTTGGTTCTTATGATGATAGCAAGGACTTAACACAACAACATGATTTTGAATCTACGATTCTATCAAGATTTGAccttatatttttattaaaagatgaaaaaaatgttgaaaGAGATAAGCTAATAGCCTCGCATATTGTGGAGCTGCATTCTGGTATTAAAGGCAAGATTAACGGCGACTGCTCAGAATCTACTAACTCTCTCCAGTTCGAGCAACTGCAAAAGTACATTAATTACTGCAGAGAGTTTATCCATCCACGTTTATCTCTGGATGCTGCTGCGATACTAGAAAATTTTTATGTCAAAATAAGAGAAGATAACCGTGAAGATACGAACAAAGCAAGCAAAGATAGAATACCAATAACAGTTAGACAGTTAGAGGCAATCACAAGAATTGCAGAGAGCTTTGCAAAAATGGAAATGCAGAATATCGCAAGCGAGAAACATGTCGAGATGGCTatcaaattattcaaaaatgcAACAATAGAAgcaattaaatcaaatattctATTACTTGACAATCTATCGCCAGCAGAGCAATCTGCTATTATCGATGCAGAGGTTGCTATAAAAAATAGGATTCCAATAAAAGCAAGGGCAGGAAAAGCGACAATAGTCAAGGATTTGGCGTTAATTGGATATGACCCATATTATTTAACAAAAGCCATGAAGATCCTTATCCAAAAGGGTGACCTGATCGAAAGATCAGATTTTTCTATATTCAGGGTTAAGTAATTTGTCAATACATACCTTTCGGTTTTTTATTGTTCATCGTCTGAAGATCgaaattcaaatttgtaAGAAACGCCTTGAAAAGGACTAATTGCTGTGCTTTCAGATGAAGAAACTGTTACATTAGGATAATAATTAGCATCTTGAAAGCTTCCAAGTGAATATAGAGGAAGATTTGAGCTATCTTCCATTATATGAAATGATCCAATGCcatttaattcttctatCTGTATTCTTCTTGCAAGCTCTTCATCCGAGATTTCTGTGCGTAGAATGTTTGACTCACGATTTTCAATCTGCGATATACTTCCATGGCATTCAGTATTAGCAGTCTCCATATTAACCGTAGTATCTATGTTTCTTGGTCGCTGGCGCCTGCCTTGGCAATTTTGTCTAGACGAATGGGCAATTAATGAATGAGTCCACGACTTGAATGAGCTAATTATCCCTGAACTCTGATTTGAAGTGCTCTTCTTTGGATTCCTTGATCTGTTCATCTTGATTTTGTTTGCCAAGGAGCCATTCGCATTCTGCGCAGTGTGGTCCGACGAGGAGTTTTCTATAGATGCATTAGTTTTTTCACGAGCTTCCCCTCTTTGTAATGCTAGTTGATTAAGGTCTGTATctaattcaaaagattCAGCTAAATTgctattaaattcattatcatATCCTGGATACCGGCTATTCATCTCGTGATTCGACCTTTGCGCTTCCGAAGATGAAGTGGGGCGATTTACTATAAAGTTATTTGAACAATTAACTCTACTAGCGCCTAAGCTTGCATCCTCCTGATTTGATCTAGCCGAAAGGGACACCGACCCATCCGTAAGGACCCCCTTTTGATTAAGATATTTTTTCCTTTGTTTATCTCTATATTCGGCTATTTCCGATTCAATATCATAGCTTTGTTGTAATTCTATAAGCTCGATTCAAGTCGAAAGTTGTAAAAAGTAGCAACTTACTTTGGCCATTATGCATATTTGAATAGCGCGAGGGAGCTATAAATTTAAGAACTACACGTCGGTATAAGCtaaatatcaaataaaaaatgaaaaatgaTCCGAGTATTTTGCAATATCACGAACTTCCACTTAACAATGTCTTTTCGGCGGCAATTAATTAGAATCACTGAATTAGAAATGAAGAGAATATTAGTTAAAAACTAGGTTATTATTGGTTAATAGctatattatatttagtGATACAGCGCTTTGGGTTTACATAATTTTTGTCCTTCATTATTCTTACTTTACAAACAGATATTGACGTGGATGCACATAGATCTATAGGTAAAAAGTTAGATTGGTTAGTACTAAATTCAAGTACAGCCGTTTCTGAAGGAGATAGTTGAGGAATGTCCCAAGAATAACtgtttttatttgattcgAATGCGCCGAGATTTGTGTTATATGTAGATACAAATGTCAAgggaatatttaatttaaaattagtTATTGATTGGGAGGGTTCGATTTCGATAGTAACATTTGTATACCCATTTCCTGCGTCGAGAGGCCAGtaggaaaaagaaaatggaaGCTCAATTTGATTATTCTGGAAGTGGGATGATGGTCTCCATTTAACAAGTGGCATCAGAGTGTTTACTGGCAGCGTGCAATTTATGCCATCCTTTAATTCCAAGATACCGCAATCTTGGAATTTTTCCTTATTAAGGTTTGGGTGAGTCTTAAATTGAAATCTGGGGTCTTCAGTTATTGAATACTCAGGAAAGGCTTCTGAAGGCAAAGCAACTTGAAAAGTTCCTTGAATTTCAACTTTAGATTGAATCTTTCCATCAACACTGAGTGAAAATTCGATCTTCTCCTCAATCAATGAGCAATCATCTTCAGTATACTTAATATCCAGGGTGTTgcatatattttcttttaatttaaaatctgAATGATTATCCATAACTTTTGATGGAAGACTAATATTTGGTTTCGATTCTGTGATTGGTTTCTTTTTCCCAATAAGCATCCCTTTTCCTGGAGCGTTCATGGATTGAATAGCTGTTGATTCGTTTACAAACATCCCAAAGTTTCGGCTATCTCCCGCTGGATCTGAATTGTTAACTAGATTATTATCGTTCCTcgaaatattttttattggGCCAATTCCTACAGACTGAGCTATCTTACCGACTCCAACAGATTCTGCGAACGCTGCAATCCCAGATAATGAGGACTTTACAATATtgttatttgaatttgtaGATGCATAGTTCGATTGGTTAAATGCCTCATTTGTTACCCTCTCTTTATCGAGCCTATTTGCGATATGCCTTCTGCgttctttttcttcattttcctTGTTCTGCCTTATCAACTTATGCAGCTTTTCTTCTTGAGATTCCATTTCAAGGCACGTTTTTATTTGActcaaatttattgattCTCTATACCCAAAAGAaacaatttcatcaaaGGCGAAAATGACATCAAAGCAATTATTTGCAATTAAATCTTCCGTTATTGGAGGGGGGTTATTACAACAATCGTATAGTACTTGACAAAATAATTGCAATGTGTCCATATCTTCAattatattagaattaatgGGTGTCATCAAGAtaagataaatattatcGATTGCTTGATATATAAACCTAATGTTATCGATCTCCATATAGGTATATTCACTGCTTAAGCAAAATTGctcaatttttttaataaatctattCAAGTAAGCTTCAACATCGCCTCTTGTCATTTCAACAAATTGTCTTGATAAGAGAATTTTTCTATTACTAACAATTGATGCAGAAAAAACCACCATTGTGTACAATGGATACCTTACTATTGTCAAGCTTACAATATTCTGGTGTCTTTTCTTTGATACCTTACTATTAGATAATATTCTGGAGATATCTTAGCAATTCTacttttataatttttgatgTGAGGGTAAAAAGCCGCATGGCGTAAAGAACGCGCAAATCCACTTGAatgtttaaataaattcaatcTAAAGAATTCTTAAATAGCTTAATTTCGAAGTTTCTGCTCAAATGCTACAAAAAAATCATGGGTTCGGACTGATTATATTTGATTAAAATAGTATCTTTgattattgtttttatttttcatgGAGTCTTACGCTATACGACTTTCTTTCACAGTAAGGTATTTATTTCTCCATAATTAAAACTCATCAATATGAATACCAAAAACTCGAATAACTCAAGAATCTTTGTTGACGGTGTATTTGACCTAATGCATGCTGGCCACTTTAATGCGTTAAGGAAAGCAAAGCAATTCGGAAATGAATTGGTAGTTGGTATAAATTCTGATCTTGATTGCTTCAATTTAAAGGGATGTTATCCTATTTATAACCAGGATGAACGTGGAGAGCTTATGAAAGGCTGCAAATGGGCTGATGAAATTGTTATCGGAACTCCGTACATAGTTGAGGGGAGCTTactaaatcaattaaactGCGAATTTGTTGCGCATGGCGATGACCTTGTATTATGTTCAGATGGGACTGATCCATATAATGAGCCAAGAATATTGGGTAggttaaaaatatttcaaagaacTGAAGGTGTAAGCACAACTTCAGTTATGACTCGTATTTTTCGTGTTTTGGGCCTAGAACTTGAAGATATTCTGCCgttgaataaatttgataattctGGTATGAATGGAAAAGAAAACTTTATTGCATCAAAAATTGACAAATTCCTTGATGGAGATTATTCTCCTTGCCAAAGTTTGATCTCTGCAAGTAGAGTTTTAAGTTTTGCCTGTGGAATAGCATCTGCAAAGCAAGTATATAACTCAAATCCCAATGTTACGTATATTGATGGAAGCTTCGATATCTTTCATATCGGTCATTTGAGATTTCTTGAAAGagtgaaaaaaatttttggTGGAGTCTTAATAATTGGAATTTATGATGACTCAACAGCTCAATTGATTTATGGAGATGGGTTTCCAATACTTAAAATGATGGAAAGAGCACTAACACTATTATCTATGCGTGTTGTGGATGATGTAATATTTGGAGCTCCAATAAAGATTACAAAAAAACTTATAGAAACttacaaaattaataatgttgTCTCTTGCAAGATTATAGAAAACTATGTCAGTTCTGAAcatctaaaaaaaaacaattttgATTCAGAAAATTCAGCAGAATACGCATCAAAGCTGGAGGAATTTTGCTAtgaaattccaaaaaagATGGGAATATTTTGCAATACTACTATtcttaaaaaagaagaaatttgTACTAACCGTGATATATTTTCACGCATCATGAATAGAAGAGACTCTATCTTGTATGTTATCAAAAAAAGGTGGGCAAAGGAACTAAGTTTTTATGAAAACGAGGTAAATACTAAGCTACATTGACTAGctgaaatttttaaaactAGTGAATGCCCTCTATAAAGCTACATAAATGGCATTTATCACCATCTATACAAGCATAATCAATCAATATATCATAATTCGAATAACTGCTTTGATAGCAGCAATCAGGTTCagttattattggaattacTAAAGGTGTTTCCCAGCCAAAATAAACATTCAAGtctttgaataaatatcttTCAACTTCTTGGCGGTAAGAGTTGTTCTCAGAGCGAGAAATCGCATTTATTTCAGTATTTTTATCATCAACACCGAGATCTTCAATCGCAACTACCTGCTGTGTAGTTCTCTTCTCTTCTCTATTATGATATTTACTGTTCAAGATATCCAGTATCTCTTTATTCAGATAAGGCTTACTTTCCCTGCAATTGTTATTCTCTCCGCTATTGTTTCTTTTATAAGGTTGAAGcttagttttttttttgcctTCAACCGCATTttctattctttttttaatcgGTATCCCTTGCTCCTGTGAGATGTTCTCTTTACGTGAAGTATCAGAGCAATTATAATCGGTATTTTGATTGTAATCCTGGATATTTGAACGATTATATGTCGAACTTTGAGTATCGCTGGAATGATTGcttttatatttagaaCTTAAAATTGTGCTCGAATCGCTAAACAAGCTGGTTGATGAATTATCTGAAAATGTTTCATTCAATGAAGGGCTAGAATTGGAATTGATAGCTGTTTTATTCTCAATCTTCGTTGTAGATTTGCTAAGTTTGTACTCGAACTTTGATCCTTGTCTTTCTTGACTATTACAATTATTTGAGTCATGGCTCATGTTGTCCGGCGAAGAACTCATGcaattagaagaaatatGTTCGTTACTTGAATTTACAATTGAATCCAAGTAAGTATTTTCGAAAGAAACATTTATCCCTTTAATTTTCTCATTTTCACATTTCTTTGAGCCGGCTTTCTTTCGACTAAAAATCCTATGTTTGGCATTGTTCATTGAGAATACTTTGTATTTGCCTTTAagattagaaaaaaaagaattgtGTTTCTTGTCCatattcatcattaatCTTGGGACTAGAGCTCAATATCAtcaacaaaataatatggGTTTAACCCCATGAAAAGTTAAGGCAATCAAGCTGTtaaactttattttttaaattatattttaccTTTTCTTTTCCATTGAACTTCCACGCAGAATATTGTTCAGAAAATTTACTTGTTCGCACAAATGTTTATTTGGAGAGGAGTTAATAGGTGcatataataaagaatcGCCAACCTGTGAAACGCACATATCATTACAAATCTCCAAATTCGGGGGAAGGCTTGactttaatgaaattatacAATTGTTACCTATTTTTACGTTCTTATTTACTCTGGATCCCACTTcaaaactattattatcGCCTATAGATAAGGCACTGTCAACTTCACATCTTACATGGAACCAGTTGTTATTACCAATTGGCATTTTGTTAATAGTCTTGTTAACAATTTTAACAGATTCTTCtattatattattctttcCTATTATAATTCCGCCAACTCCACCATCGATTAACGCAGAAGGGTGGACTATACATCCTTCATCTAACTCAACGTTTCCAGAAATATTCGATTCCTGACAAATAAGTGAAGCTAgattcttattttcttgCATGAATCAACTATAATTTAGGAAAATTATATCTTCTCAAAACTGCATATTTACCTGAGTTGAAAAAGCAATGCTTGGTATATCCGCTATTGGAAACGAATTCGCTACCGAGATCAAAGGCGCGCGATTTGTGGggtatatttatttattctgTATTTTGTAGTGAAAGAATTGCAAATACTCCCTGATCAATTTAACTGAACAACTGTATTCGTTGATTATCTTTAGTTTTGATATTCTAATTTGagcttttatttttgaaaactTATTCgattttttattagatCTCGATGTGGAATATTTAAGCCTATTCTAAACGTGATTAATGTCTCGCGCAATGAAAAGTGACTGAAAAAGGAGTAAGcgataaattattaaattgaaGGGCAATTTATGACAGGTTAACTTCATTTATATTGCTTATATTAACTATTGTATTAATCTTGGAGAATAGTTTGTAAATATGTAATGTTATTTAGGGAATTAcatcaaatattaacttCATATGAAGAGGCTCATgttctttatttttgaacGATCACGTATCTAtggaagaattaattaatgatattgaaaacatttcaataaatagtaataatgtTGATGAATCGAATACTAAGGATCCcgaaaaaaatgataatttttttgattatgaaattttattacCAACTAGGAACCAATTAGAAGATGATTCTATTCTTTCATTAACGCCAGTTAAGGACAATGATAAGGaactatttaaaaattgtatTCTTTGTAGAGATTATTCAAGCCCAATTTGTAAAGAATGTTCAAAAcataattcaaaaacttCAAGGAAAAGCAaactcaaaaaaaataaaattatcCCAGATGGTAAAGTTAAAGCACTCGCAATgcaatttgaaaatattctgCCAGAAGTAACAAATAGTAGTCCGAGCTTTTCTATTGTAAATGATAATTTCATGTTAGAGAAGAGCGAGCCTGCGCATTTTCAAGCtgatatttcaataaattcaataattgaGCATACAAATGTAGATAATAGAGATTATTTGAACACTAGTTTACTTGGGGACCAAACTAATATTCTTAGTATAGATTCCGAAAACGACAATGCAAAGTCTAAAATGGCAAAAAATCAATTGACTCCAATTATAGACCCAAATTTGTGCGAAAAAATTGACCCAATAAAAGCAATTATTACATCTTCAAACAGTTATATCAATATCGTTGGAAATACAGAAATTGGAAATTGTGCATCTGCTGATACCAAAGTTAGATCAATTGCGACAGAAATTAACCATTTATTTGAATGTGGTTTTCCAGAAAAcgatttaatatttgatcaATTTGAATCATTGAATCCACTAGAGCAGAGGGCTCTACTGCTGAAATGGATTACCGAAATTCTGAAAACATCGGAAGCAAGCTccaaattatcaaataatgaattcaaagagataataaaaattttaaaaagtatTGTGGATGAGTTAGAACGCAATGAAACGTataaaatatccaaaaGTTCCCCAAATAACAACTCAACAGAGTATCAGTCAATTCTCAGCCATGTTTTTGATGAAAAGGATGAAAGATTAATCATTAAAAGAAATGGCATACAAATCCCTAATACTAAGAACTCAATAAAACTGGTGAATTCCAAgttacaaataaatattagtaTTCCTGAAGACGAAGAGATAGAAGAGGAACGCATCAATGaactaatattaaataagtATATTTACTCAAGTAGCAACTTCgaatcaaattcaataattattgacGAAAATAGCCTGAGCCCAAAATCTGAAATAGTTTTAGATGATGAGGAAATAGTTGGAAACTCAATCAAAGAAATTGGGAATAACTTTTTTGggtttttcaaataatatggTAATAAATGTTGTATTTAAtcaattttctttcttgGAATAACTTCGTAAATCCAACTCAATTTTTTAAGTATTCTTTAGACAAAGTTGTTGCCTTATATTCAAACACTTGTTTAAAGTtaacttaatattttctcgtaattattttttcatctATTCTCATCAAACTGC
This Cryptosporidium parvum Iowa II chromosome 7, whole genome shotgun sequence DNA region includes the following protein-coding sequences:
- a CDS encoding phospholipid cytidyltransferase HIGH family, which translates into the protein LKLINMNTKNSNNSRIFVDGVFDLMHAGHFNALRKAKQFGNELVVGINSDLDCFNLKGCYPIYNQDERGELMKGCKWADEIVIGTPYIVEGSLLNQLNCEFVAHGDDLVLCSDGTDPYNEPRILGRLKIFQRTEGVSTTSVMTRIFRVLGLELEDILPLNKFDNSGMNGKENFIASKIDKFLDGDYSPCQSLISASRVLSFACGIASAKQVYNSNPNVTYIDGSFDIFHIGHLRFLERVKKIFGGVLIIGIYDDSTAQLIYGDGFPILKMMERALTLLSMRVVDDVIFGAPIKITKKLIETYKINNVVSCKIIENYVSSEHLKKNNFDSENSAEYASKLEEFCYEIPKKMGIFCNTTILKKEEICTNRDIFSRIMNRRDSILYVIKKRWAKELSFYENEVNTKLH
- a CDS encoding acyltransferase, which codes for MQENKNLASLICQESNISGNVELDEGCIVHPSALIDGGVGGIIIGKNNIIEESVKIVNKTINKMPIGNNNWFHVRCEVDSALSIGDNNSFEVGSRVNKNVKIGNNCIISLKSSLPPNLEICNDMCVSQVGDSLLYAPINSSPNKHLCEQVNFLNNILRGSSMEKKR
- a CDS encoding Low complexity protein witha potential C2C2 zinc ribbon is translated as MEELINDIENISINSNNVDESNTKDPEKNDNFFDYEILLPTRNQLEDDSILSLTPVKDNDKELFKNCILCRDYSSPICKECSKHNSKTSRKSKLKKNKIIPDGKVKALAMQFENILPEVTNSSPSFSIVNDNFMLEKSEPAHFQADISINSIIEHTNVDNRDYLNTSLLGDQTNILSIDSENDNAKSKMAKNQLTPIIDPNLCEKIDPIKAIITSSNSYINIVGNTEIGNCASADTKVRSIATEINHLFECGFPENDLIFDQFESLNPLEQRALLLKWITEILKTSEASSKLSNNEFKEIIKILKSIVDELERNETYKISKSSPNNNSTEYQSILSHVFDEKDERLIIKRNGIQIPNTKNSIKLVNSKLQINISIPEDEEIEEERINELILNKYIYSSSNFESNSIIIDENSLSPKSEIVLDDEEIVGNSIKEIGNNFFGFFK